In Bifidobacterium sp. ESL0775, the following are encoded in one genomic region:
- a CDS encoding extracellular solute-binding protein, with protein sequence MMAVLSAVFAVSACGRQDNRTVITVWSWEPSMRAEARDFELANPDIRVDIKATSGYDNLNSAIQDGYNMPDVVQLEYFALPQYAVSGQLRDITDQTQGYGDNYTPGTWSSVHMNGRVYGVPMDSGPMAFFYNDDVFRQAGVDASQIHTWNDYYEAAKKLKAIGVYIAADAGDASFYNAMIWLNGGRPFHTTGDGKTVTVDLADDAGTQGFTAFWQKMIDEDLINTQLNTWSDGWKNALATGSVASVFTGAWMPSLLLSDVPGSAGLWRVASMPTADGSATNSENGGSALSVLNLSRKPEAAMRFIRYVCLDRSGIAKRVDGGAFPADKATLNSPRFLNKTTVRDSRGIDVPYFGGQQFNRVLSRAAENVSVGYQYLPFEVYARSDFRATLGQSYKWTNAERSLLKVENRIRLGQTNQDGSPLNLPQDPGPKVSLVDGMALWQKDIKEYGTNQGFTVQ encoded by the coding sequence ATGATGGCTGTGTTGTCAGCCGTTTTCGCCGTCTCCGCCTGCGGGCGGCAGGACAACCGCACCGTCATCACCGTCTGGTCGTGGGAGCCGAGCATGAGGGCCGAGGCCCGCGATTTCGAGCTCGCCAACCCCGATATCCGCGTGGACATCAAGGCCACCAGCGGCTACGACAACCTCAATTCCGCCATCCAGGACGGCTATAACATGCCTGACGTGGTGCAGCTCGAGTACTTCGCCCTGCCGCAGTACGCCGTCAGCGGCCAGTTGCGTGACATCACCGACCAGACGCAAGGCTACGGCGACAACTACACGCCCGGCACCTGGTCGAGCGTGCACATGAACGGCCGCGTCTACGGTGTGCCGATGGACTCCGGTCCGATGGCCTTCTTCTACAACGACGACGTCTTCCGACAGGCTGGTGTCGACGCCTCTCAAATACACACATGGAATGATTACTACGAGGCCGCCAAAAAGCTCAAGGCGATTGGCGTCTACATCGCCGCAGACGCCGGGGACGCGAGTTTCTACAACGCCATGATCTGGCTCAATGGAGGGCGGCCCTTCCACACGACCGGGGACGGCAAAACCGTGACGGTGGACTTGGCCGATGACGCGGGGACGCAAGGTTTCACGGCGTTCTGGCAGAAGATGATCGACGAGGACCTCATCAACACCCAGCTCAACACCTGGTCCGATGGTTGGAAGAACGCCCTGGCCACCGGGTCGGTCGCCTCTGTGTTCACCGGGGCGTGGATGCCCTCGCTCCTGCTTTCCGATGTGCCGGGAAGCGCCGGGCTCTGGCGGGTGGCCTCGATGCCCACGGCCGATGGCTCGGCGACGAACTCCGAGAACGGGGGATCGGCGCTTTCGGTGCTGAACCTGAGCCGCAAACCCGAGGCCGCCATGCGTTTCATCCGCTACGTCTGCCTCGACCGCTCCGGCATCGCCAAAAGGGTCGACGGCGGCGCGTTCCCCGCCGATAAGGCGACATTGAACAGCCCGCGTTTCCTCAACAAGACCACCGTGCGGGACTCGCGCGGCATCGACGTGCCCTATTTCGGCGGCCAGCAGTTCAACCGCGTGCTCTCGCGCGCCGCCGAGAACGTGTCGGTCGGCTACCAATACCTGCCCTTCGAGGTCTACGCGAGAAGCGATTTCCGGGCCACACTCGGGCAATCCTACAAGTGGACGAACGCCGAACGCTCCCTGCTCAAGGTGGAGAACCGGATCAGGCTTGGGCAGACCAACCAGGACGGCAGCCCGCTGAACCTGCCGCAGGACCCGGGGCCCAAGGTGAGCCTGGTCGACGGCATGGCCTTATGGCAGAAGGACATCAAGGAGTACGGCACCAACCAGGGCTTCACCGTGCAATGA
- a CDS encoding ABC transporter substrate-binding protein, which produces MPTNSGVYGENDATDNNATGGNENETAANVSGVKASVTGGSANAGDANADANPSKNSAGSTDETLNAHVKGGNAGNGFGGNGGKTGKGKKKGWIWAIIAAVVVVALIAVFVVVRGNQKVDTGMAEMHKADSVTVGLKLAPTNLDIRNQSGSSLDQVLVGNVYEGLVARDSNNKVVPGLAKSWEKSADGLSYTFHLNRGMNFSNGDKLNANDVAWSINELVSKHYHDSESLMNFKSVTATDADTVKLDLTAPYANLLWVLACRPGLVFDKNANYDMKTQAVGSGPYTVAKFVPNDSITLKANPKYWGEHKAVTPTIVLRYFGDDNAAVNALKSGDVQVLAPVTENLAEPFVKDKDHYRVEAGDDTDKYVLAMNSKGAKTADVRVRQAIRYAIDHKQLIASRGGADKPLGGPIPSLDPGYEDLTRLYPHNVDKAKALMKEAGYTPDHPLELRLTYANTYGTELGDQLRSQLKLIGIDLKVNVVEFSTWLQDVLKNKDYDLSLVDHNESHDFSQWTQDSYYYNYSNQKVKDYYNQAMAASSDSQRDALLAKAARVVSEDAPADWLFNYRITTAMRRGVSGFPLNLNQTLLPLYGVMYMTSAK; this is translated from the coding sequence ATGCCTACCAATTCAGGTGTGTACGGCGAGAACGACGCAACCGATAACAATGCAACAGGCGGCAACGAAAACGAGACGGCGGCGAATGTTTCCGGTGTCAAAGCGAGTGTGACCGGCGGCTCCGCAAATGCGGGGGATGCCAACGCCGACGCCAATCCCAGCAAAAACAGCGCGGGCAGCACCGATGAGACGCTCAACGCGCATGTCAAAGGCGGCAACGCTGGTAACGGTTTTGGCGGCAACGGCGGTAAGACCGGCAAAGGTAAGAAAAAAGGTTGGATCTGGGCGATTATCGCGGCGGTGGTTGTGGTGGCGCTTATCGCCGTTTTCGTCGTGGTTCGCGGCAATCAAAAGGTCGATACGGGAATGGCTGAGATGCATAAAGCTGATTCCGTGACCGTGGGTCTCAAACTTGCCCCCACGAACCTCGATATCCGCAACCAGTCCGGCTCCTCGCTCGACCAGGTGCTCGTCGGCAATGTCTATGAAGGACTTGTCGCCCGCGATTCCAACAACAAGGTTGTGCCGGGGCTGGCCAAAAGCTGGGAGAAAAGCGCCGACGGTTTGAGCTATACGTTCCATCTCAACCGCGGCATGAACTTCTCCAACGGCGACAAACTCAACGCCAACGACGTGGCGTGGTCCATCAACGAACTGGTGTCCAAGCATTATCACGATTCCGAATCGCTCATGAATTTCAAGTCGGTGACGGCCACCGACGCCGATACCGTCAAACTCGACCTGACCGCGCCCTACGCCAACCTGTTGTGGGTGCTCGCCTGCCGGCCGGGACTGGTGTTCGACAAAAACGCCAACTATGATATGAAGACTCAAGCGGTGGGCTCCGGGCCGTATACCGTCGCCAAATTCGTGCCGAACGATTCCATCACCTTGAAGGCCAATCCGAAGTACTGGGGCGAGCACAAGGCGGTGACTCCAACTATCGTGCTGCGCTATTTCGGCGATGACAATGCAGCCGTCAACGCGCTGAAATCCGGGGATGTCCAGGTGCTGGCACCCGTGACTGAGAACCTTGCCGAACCCTTTGTAAAAGACAAGGATCATTATCGGGTCGAGGCCGGAGACGACACCGACAAATACGTGCTCGCCATGAATTCCAAGGGCGCCAAGACCGCGGACGTGCGCGTGCGCCAGGCCATCCGCTACGCCATCGACCACAAGCAGCTCATCGCTTCACGTGGTGGGGCCGACAAGCCGTTGGGTGGGCCGATTCCCTCGCTCGACCCTGGCTACGAGGATCTGACCAGGCTGTATCCGCACAACGTGGACAAGGCGAAGGCGCTGATGAAGGAGGCTGGCTATACGCCAGACCATCCGCTTGAGCTGCGACTGACCTACGCCAACACTTACGGCACCGAACTCGGCGACCAGCTGCGCAGCCAGTTGAAGCTCATCGGCATCGATCTGAAAGTCAATGTGGTCGAATTCTCCACGTGGCTGCAGGACGTGCTGAAAAACAAGGACTACGACCTCTCGCTGGTCGATCACAACGAAAGCCACGACTTCTCGCAGTGGACACAGGACAGTTACTACTACAACTACAGCAACCAGAAGGTCAAGGACTACTACAACCAGGCGATGGCCGCCTCCAGCGACTCTCAGCGCGACGCGTTGCTGGCCAAGGCAGCCCGTGTGGTTAGCGAGGACGCGCCGGCCGACTGGCTCTTCAACTACCGCATCACCACCGCGATGAGGAGGGGCGTATCGGGCTTCCCGCTCAACCTGAACCAGACACTGCTGCCGCTGTATGGAGTGATGTATATGACATCAGCCAAGTAG
- a CDS encoding type III pantothenate kinase, with product MLLAIDIGNTNIEIGVVDDASSAITDTWRITTKTFRTSDEYGLLLLQFLDTGGYSPEDVQDVIIASVVPQIMHSFRSSIIKFLDIDPMVVGPGVKSGLSIRMDDPKSLGADCLADCVGAYGVYGGPVLVADFGTATTFNYIDGNKAITAGLISPGLQTSISSLVSGTAQLPEVEITRPDSILAKGTKTAMQAGLYYNFLGGIERTIEQFHREINEQFKVVATGGLGSVFKDDTDAIDVYDPDLIFKGMSIIYQLNA from the coding sequence ATGCTCCTCGCCATCGACATCGGCAACACGAACATCGAAATCGGCGTGGTGGACGACGCCTCCTCGGCCATCACCGACACCTGGCGGATCACCACCAAGACCTTCCGCACCAGCGACGAATATGGCCTGCTGTTGCTCCAGTTCCTCGATACGGGCGGATACAGCCCCGAGGACGTCCAGGACGTCATCATCGCCTCGGTGGTGCCGCAGATCATGCATTCCTTCCGCTCCAGCATCATCAAGTTCCTCGATATCGACCCGATGGTCGTGGGCCCTGGCGTCAAATCCGGCCTGTCCATCCGCATGGACGACCCGAAATCGCTGGGGGCGGACTGCCTGGCCGATTGCGTGGGCGCCTACGGCGTCTACGGCGGCCCGGTGCTGGTCGCGGATTTCGGCACGGCGACCACCTTCAATTACATCGACGGCAACAAGGCGATCACCGCAGGTCTCATCAGCCCCGGCCTGCAGACCTCCATCAGCTCCTTGGTCTCCGGCACGGCGCAACTGCCGGAAGTGGAGATCACCCGGCCCGACTCCATCCTCGCCAAAGGCACGAAAACCGCGATGCAGGCAGGATTGTATTACAACTTCCTCGGTGGCATCGAGCGCACCATTGAGCAGTTCCATCGCGAAATCAACGAGCAATTCAAGGTCGTAGCCACGGGCGGCCTCGGCTCCGTCTTCAAGGACGACACCGACGCCATCGACGTCTACGACCCGGACCTCATCTTCAAAGGCATGTCGATCATCTACCAGCTCAACGCCTGA